The window AGGTCTCCCTGTTTTTCCGTTAATTCTTCATCCGCTGCCTCTCCTATGTGTACACGAGAAATATTTGATTCGAGAAGAAGTCCCGACTGACCAAGCCCATTGTAAAAAAAATGGATACCAGAAATTAACAATAGTAACGAAAATGCCTTCTTCAGTTTTTCTCCCGGCATCATATTTTCGCTCCACCCCTTAAATAGCCCGAGATAGACTGAAACAAAAATAGACACAAGGCCCAACACGATTGCATACGCTACTCCCGTTTTTACCTGGGAGACACCCATACCCTTCATATAGTAAGAAAATGCAAAGTACATAATAACCAATCCAAGGGCATATTTCACAAAAACCATCCATGATCCGGCCTTTGGCATCCTGTTACTGAAAAGACCCACAATAAGGAATGGAAGGCCTATACCGATACCAAACCCTCCCATCAAGATCCCACCCCTTCCTGAAATTAGCGTTTTTTGAAGAAATGAAATATTCCGGCCGTTTGCCATATATTGGGAACTCAATTCAGCAATCTGATTCGTTATCTGCAAAAGAAGGGCAAAAACTACAGGCCCCACACAGGGAGATACCACCAGTCCGGCAACCATCCCAATGAGAAAGGTCCCTGAGTATCCTGCATGCGTTTTTGCTGATGTATCGATCTTCGCTTTGAATCCCTGACCAAATGAAAGATCATAAAACCCAAGCATGGAAAGAGCAAGAAGGGCAAAAAATAGTGACAAGGCGATATTAACTACCGCACTCTTCATAATTACGTTCAGTGCACCTCCCGTCATTCCTGCAACATACCCCATGATAATATAGACTGAAATGATTCCGACAAAGTAAATGAGCGCGTGCCTTATCCCCTTCTCTCTGGAACCACCACCCCTTTGGATAAGGAATGCGGTTGTAATGGGAAGCATAGGATAAACGCAGGGGGTTGCAGCAGCCAATATTCCCGCAATAACCATAAAGAAAAAGGAAATAACTATGTTTTTTGAATATGCATGGTATTTCTCCAAAAGCCAACCGGTTAGACCTTCACCTCTCTGATTATTATAAGCATCTGAAAATGAATCTCTCTGGGATTGCCTGATGAACCTGTCTTCAGGAAACAGTTGTTTTGATTTTTTTTTTACGGATGGGGCCTGGTCTCCGATGTCCCCGTAACTTAAGGTCAGCGGAAATGAAATAGTGTCCGGCAGGTAGCAGACGTTATTTATATCGTTACATATTTGATACCTGAGATTTATTTGAAAAGTACTTTTTAAAGGAAGGGTCTCAGGGGCCTCGATAGAAAATCGGTATGTATTCTCCCCGCGGAGAACCGTCGCCCCGGCTTTTTCTTCACGCTCACCCCCGGGCCTTTCATCAACGTCAACACGGAAACCGCTATTACCTAGATCGTTGAATTCAAATTCAAGAGGAATAAAGAGACCTTCATCTCCCTGATCAAGATATGCATGGTGGTCACTCGGTACAGCTACCCGCACTGAAAAGTATCCCTTTGAACGCGGTCCCAGCTTGATTTCTGGCTCAACCGCTGACACTTCAATTTCCGGTGCAGAGGCCTTACATAGCCCGGGATAACACCAGAAATACAGAAACAACGGGGCTAACAGACAAGTTAATCCATAACTAAGGCATTTCTCAGATATCATCTTAATTTTCATTTACAGACGAATGCTTATCAGTGTAACAGCATAAGCTTCTTTACAGGACTGTCTCAATTTTTTTTTCAAGTACACTTTTACTCACCACGCCTACCACTGTATCCTTGATTTCTCCATTTTTAAAAATGATAAGTGTTGGTACAGACATCACCCCATATTTCGTTGCAAGTGCCTGATTCTCCTCAACATCAATGTCCACCTTCACAATTTTAACTTTCCCGTCATATATTTCTGACAGTTCTATTAAAATCGGTGTCTGTCTCTTGCAGGGGCCGCACCAATCTGCATAAAAATCAACTAATACAGGCATCTCAGACTCTAAAACAATCTGGTCAAAATCGCTATTTATTGCCGCCACTATACCAGCCATTTTCCCCTCACTTCCGTAAAAGAGATTTTAGGAATAAGTAAACATCTTCCAGGTCTGCGCCCTGAACGCTTATTATACCCTTTCTCTTGATTTTAGCAAACGGCTTTTCTCAGGATTCCCTCAGAATTAATGAAATTTTGCTTGATCACTATGGAAAAATTCATTACGGTTATAATCAAATTCACTATCATATTTGTTCCCTTATACCGAAAAAAAAGAACCCCATTTTCAGAATTTTCCATGGATGAGTTAACAATAAGAAATGTTAC is drawn from Candidatus Scalindua sp. and contains these coding sequences:
- the trxA gene encoding thioredoxin, with amino-acid sequence MAGIVAAINSDFDQIVLESEMPVLVDFYADWCGPCKRQTPILIELSEIYDGKVKIVKVDIDVEENQALATKYGVMSVPTLIIFKNGEIKDTVVGVVSKSVLEKKIETVL
- a CDS encoding thioredoxin family protein; translated protein: MKIKMISEKCLSYGLTCLLAPLFLYFWCYPGLCKASAPEIEVSAVEPEIKLGPRSKGYFSVRVAVPSDHHAYLDQGDEGLFIPLEFEFNDLGNSGFRVDVDERPGGEREEKAGATVLRGENTYRFSIEAPETLPLKSTFQINLRYQICNDINNVCYLPDTISFPLTLSYGDIGDQAPSVKKKSKQLFPEDRFIRQSQRDSFSDAYNNQRGEGLTGWLLEKYHAYSKNIVISFFFMVIAGILAAATPCVYPMLPITTAFLIQRGGGSREKGIRHALIYFVGIISVYIIMGYVAGMTGGALNVIMKSAVVNIALSLFFALLALSMLGFYDLSFGQGFKAKIDTSAKTHAGYSGTFLIGMVAGLVVSPCVGPVVFALLLQITNQIAELSSQYMANGRNISFLQKTLISGRGGILMGGFGIGIGLPFLIVGLFSNRMPKAGSWMVFVKYALGLVIMYFAFSYYMKGMGVSQVKTGVAYAIVLGLVSIFVSVYLGLFKGWSENMMPGEKLKKAFSLLLLISGIHFFYNGLGQSGLLLESNISRVHIGEAADEELTEKQGDLIWQRNFENALAMARKDNKPVFIDFYADWCANCVAFKKLSLRNAVLNKALKKAVLLKVYDTDKQYEIFREDPLYAELKRGLPFFVILKPDGDFFWKGTQYNAVNTMKRMIEAAGNEFE